The proteins below are encoded in one region of Penicillium psychrofluorescens genome assembly, chromosome: 4:
- a CDS encoding uncharacterized protein (ID:PFLUO_006517-T1.cds;~source:funannotate) — MDDVSSAPKVEKAKMEEPDMPMQAHTPVNDYEVDYEKHGADRDSNPYPDLKRKLKSRHLQMIAIGGTIGTGLFIGSGTAVAYGGPIGALIAYIFVGTIVFSVMTALGEIATYIPIPGGFTAYATRLIDPSLGFSMGWIYWFSWASTFALELTATGLIIQYWDETINIAIFIAVFWVMIIIFNLMPVGFYGEMEFWFSSIKVLTVVGFMIFAICMNAGVGQEGYLGFRYWVHPGPFAAPKNYLISGDVPLAKFVGFWNVLIQAGFSYQGTELVGIAAGETENPRKTVPSAIRKTFFRIVFFFILTIFFIGILVPSTDKGLVASEGSGASASNAKASPFVIAVERAGVHALPSIINAVLLTVVLSAANSNVYSGSRILVGLAQEGFAPRWFKKTTKGGVPYFSVLFTALFGLLGFLNVSSEGSTVFTWLMQISGVAGFITWCSLNACHLAFQRALKARDISRDLLPYKAVGQPYLSWYGLFFNILIIITQGFTAFLGHFQVREFFINYLSLILWVVLYVGHKVIVRPAFVKPIEADLDTGRTAFENETWETTESTTWKGKVLAWLS, encoded by the exons ATGGACGACGTGAGCAGCGCGCccaaggtcgagaaggccaagatggaggagccCGACATGCCCATGCAGGCGCACACTCCTGTCAATGACTATGAGGTCGACTACGAGAAGCATGGCGCGGATCGTGACTCGAATCCCTACCCGGACCTGAAGAGGAAGCTGAAGAGCAGGCATCTGCAGATGATTGCTATCG GCGGCACCATCGGAACGGGTCTGTTCATCGGGAGCGGCACAGCCGTTGCCTACGGAGGGCCGATTGGAGCCCTCATCGCCTATATCTTTGTTGGGACCATCGTGTTCTCGGTCATGACGGCGCTGGGTGAGATTGCGACTTACATCCCAATCCCCGGCGGGTTCACCGCGTACGCCACTCGCTTGATCGATCCTAGCCTGGGGTTCTCCATGGGTTGGATCTATTGGTTCTCGTGGGCATCGACATTTGCGCTGGAGTTGACGGCCACCGGTCTGATCATTCAGTACTGGGACGAGACAATCAATAttgccatcttcattgccgtcttctgggtcatgatcatcatcttcaacctgATGCCTGTCGGCTTCTATGGTGAAATGGAGTTTTGGTTTTCGAGCATCAAGGTCTTGACGGTGGTCGGCTTCATGATTTTTGCCATCTGTATGAACGCCGGTGTTGGCCAGGAGGGTTATCTTGGCTTCCGATACTGGGTGCATCCAGGCCCATTCGCGGCCCCCAAAAACTATTTGATCTCTGGGGATGTCCCGCTGGCCAAGTTTGTTGGATTCTGGAATGTCCTGATTCAAGCCGGCTTCTCCTACCAGGGTACTGAGTTGGTTGGTATTGCCGCCGGTGAGACGGAGAACCCCCGGAAGACAGTGCCGTCGGCCATCCGCAAGACTTTCTTCCggatcgtcttcttcttcatcctgaCCATTTTCTTCATTGGCATCCTGGTGCCTTCCACAGACAAGGGCCTCGTGGCTAGTGAAGGCAGCGGTGCCAGCGCCAGCAACGCCAAGGCCTCGCCTTTCGTCATTGCGGTTGAGCGTGCCGGCGTCCACGCCCTCCCGAGTATCATCAACGCGGTCCTGTTAACTGTGGTGCTCTCGGCAGCCAACTCGAATGTCTACAGCGGCAGTCGTATCCTAGTCGGCTTGGCCCAAGAGGGATTCGCCCCGCGCTGGTTCAAGAAGACAACCAAGGGCGGTGTGCCCTACTTCAGTGTGCTCTTCACGGCGCTCTTTGGCTTGCTTGGGTTCCTGAACGTGTCGAGCGAGGGTAGCACCGTGTTCACCTGGCTGATGCAGATCTCGGGCGTGGCCGGCTTCATCACCTGGTGTTCGCTGAATGCCTGCCACCTTGCCTTCCAGCGAGCCCTGAAGGCGCGCGACATCTCCCGCGATCTGCTGCCATACAAGGCCGTGGGCCAGCCGTACCTGTCGTGGTATGGGCTATTTTTCAATATCTTGATTATCATCACTCAAGGATTTACTGCGTTCCTCGGACACTTCCAGGTGAGGGAGTTCTTCATCAACTACCTCAGCCTGATCCTGTGGGTGGTGCTATACGTGGGCCACAAGGTGATCGTTCGGCCGGCGTTTGTCAAGCCTATTGAGGCCGACCTGGACACGGGCCGCACGGCATTTGAGAACGAGACGTGGGAGACGACCGAgtcgacgacgtggaagGGCAAGGTGTTGGCGTGGCTGAGCTAG
- a CDS encoding uncharacterized protein (ID:PFLUO_006518-T1.cds;~source:funannotate) produces the protein MFFSKPPHLAKAEELKQEPPKGTPYSVALPGSEKPGRSRVYRAWNSQKELLQTLDPQVLTAHDMFESTANRQPKNHCLGWRPFNPTTKTFDQYQWINYETVQKRRAAFGAGLVELHHKHNCHRSGQYGIGLWCQNRPEWQITDLACMSQGLYSVSIYDVLASDATEYIINHAELKCVVTSLPHIPTLLKLKPALPNLKMIVSLDPLDGGEQDGHSKRALLESMAAGQDLVIYSMDQVEELGLASKRESSPPSPSDVVTINYTSGTTGPPKGVVLTHRSAVAATSAGLITVGQAPGDTVCSYLPLAHIYARLAEHSAFWGGARIGYFHGNIVELVDDLKLLKPTGFMSVPRLYSRFGAAVRAATVEAPGFKGALSRHIVAAKTANLKNPDPSKATVHHALYDRIWAKKVAAALGLERAKYMVSGSAPLDPTLHNFLRVATGTDVLQGYGLTETYACSTAQSSRDLTAGNCGRIAPCVEACLVSLPDMEYYVDDKPHPRGELLLRGNSLFREYFKNTEETSKAMTEDGWFRTGDVCTIDEMGRFTIIDRRKNVLKLAQGEYISPERLEGVILSELGYIAQAYVHGDSMQTFLVGVFGVQPDMFAPFASKVLGRTIAATDLEAIKTALNDDRIRRAVLRDLERVAKKHKLAGYERVRNCAIKMEPFSVENNLLTPTLKLKRPPTAKAFRPLLDQLYAQALEEQSAPKAKL, from the exons ATGTTCTTCTCGAAACCCCCTCACCTCgccaaggcggaggagctcaagCAGGAGCCTCCTAAGGGCACTCCCTACTCCGTCGCCCTCCCCGGCTCCGAGAAGCCCGGCCGCAGCCGGGTATACCGGGCATGGAACTCGcagaaggagctgctgcagaccCTGGATCCCCAG GTCTTGACCGCCCATGACATGTTCGAGTCGACTGCCAATCGCCAACCCAAGAACCACTGTCTGGGATGGCGCCCATTCAACCCGACCACCAAGACTTTCGACCAGTACCAGTGGATCAACTATGAGACTGTGCAGAAGCGCCGTGCCGCTTTTGGCGCGGGTCTAGTTGAGCTGCACCACAAGCACAACTGCCATCGCTCGGGCCAGTATGGCATTGGTCTCTGGTGCCAGAACCGCCCAGAGTGGCAGATCACCG ATCTGGCCTGCATGTCCCAGGGCCTCTATTCCGTCTCCATCTATGATGTCCTGGCCTCGGATGCCACGGAGTACATCATCAACCATGCGGAGCTGAAGTGTGTGGTCACCTCTTTGCCGCATATCCCGACGCTGCTCAAGCTCAAGCCTGCTCTGCCGAATCTCAAGATGATTGTCAGTCTGGACCcgctggatggcggcgagcAAGACGGCCACTCGAAGCGCGCGCTGCTGGAGTCGATGGCGGCCGGCCAAGATCTGGTCATCTACTCCATGGACcaggtggaagagctgggCCTCGCGTCCAAGCGCGAGAGCAGCCCTCCGTCACCGTCGGATGTTGTCACCATCAACTACACTTCGGGCACAACGGGCCCCCCTAAGGGTGTGGTCTTGACGCACCGAAGTGCCGTGGCCGCCACATCTGCTGGCCTGATAACTGTTGGCCAGGCCCCCGGTGACACCGTGTGCTCGTACCTTCCGCTGGCCCACATCTACGCTCGTCTTGCTGAGCACTCGGCTTTCTGGGGCGGTGCACGCATCGGCTACTTTCATGGTAACATTgtggagctggtcgatgaCCTGAAGCTCCTGAAGCCCACTGGGTTTATGTCCGTCCCGCGCCTCTATAGTCGCTTCGGCGCTGCTGTGCGTGCTGCAACGGTTGAGGCGCCAGGCTTCAAGGGTGCCCTGTCCCGGCACATCGTCGCGGCCAAGACTGCCAACCTGAAGAATCCTGATCCGTCCAAAGCCACCGTGCATCACGCCCTGTACGATCGTATCTGGGCCAAGAAGGTGGCCGCCGCACTTGGACTGGAACGCGCGAAATACATGGTGTCGGGCTCCGCGCCTCTGGACCCGACTCTGCACAATTTTCTGCGTGTGGCTACCGGTACCGATGTCCTCCAGGGCTACGGCCTGACCGAGACCTATGCCTGCAGCACGGCCCAGTCGAGCCGGGACCTGACGGCTGGCAACTGCGGCCGCATCGCTCCGTGCGTGGAGGCTTGTCTGGTGTCTCTGCCAGACATGGAGTACTACGTGGATGACAAGCCGCACCCACGCGGGGAGTTACTTCTGCGCGGCAACAGTTTGTTCCGGGAATACTTCAAGAACACGGAAGAGACATCCAAAGCGATGACCGAGGACGGCTGGTTCCGCACTGGCGATGTTTGCACCATTGACGAGATGGGCCGCTTCACCATCATTGACCGCCGCAAGAACGTGCTCAAGCTGGCTCAAGGCGAGTACATTTCTCCCGAGCGGCTGGAGGGCGTCATCCTCTCGGAGCTGGGTTATATCGCCCAAGCCTATGTGCATGGTGACAGTATGCAGACCTTCCTGGTCGGTGTTTTCGGTGTCCAGCCGGACATGTTTGCCCCGTTCGCCAGCAAGGTGCTGGGCCGCACCATCGCTGCCACCGACCTAGAAGCCATCAAGACGGCTCTGAATGATGATAGGATCAGGCGGGCTGTGCTACGCGATCTTGAAAGGGTCGCCAAGAAGCACAAGCTGGCTGGCTACGAGCGTGTCCGAAACTGTGCGATCAAGATGGAACCGTTTTCGGTTGAGAATAACCTGCTCACCCCGAC TCTTAAGCTCAAGCGTCCTCCCACGGCCAAGGCATTCCGCCCGctcctggaccagctctATGCCCAGGCTTTGGAGGAGCAGTCAGCACCCAAGGCCAAGCTGTAG
- a CDS encoding uncharacterized protein (ID:PFLUO_006519-T1.cds;~source:funannotate) — protein sequence MSQSTEQQKKAAVSTAVQQSDNIAHALAGAGGGILSMIMTYPLITLSTRAQVESKRAHSTTLDAVRRIVQREGIAGLYAGLESALFGISVTNFVYYYWYEWTRSTFEKAAIKAGRASKKLSTSESMIAGAIAGSATVLITNPIWVINTRMTARNKSEDEQGLPGTPKKPSPSTFSTLMDLLQKEGPKSLFAGVLPALILVINPILQYTIFEQLKNIVERRRRMTPKDAFYLGALGKILATSITYPYITIKSQMHVASKDGPKESLNGSLKRIIREEGYTGLYKGIGPKVTQSAITAAFLFAFKDVLYDMMVKTRKNRSMRN from the exons ATGTCCCAATCcaccgagcagcagaagaaggcggcggtTTCCACCGCCGTCCAGCAGAGCGACAATATCGCCCACGCGCTGGCCGGCGCGGGTGGTGGCATTCTGTCCATGATCATGAC ATATCCCTTGATCACCCTGTCGACCCGCGCCCAAGTCGAGTCCAAGCGTGCGCACTCAACCACCCTCGATGCCGTGCGGCGCATCGTTCAGCGGGAGGGAATCGCGGGCCTTTATGCTGGCCTGGAGTCAGCGCTGTTCGGAATCAGTGTGACCAACTTTGTGTACTATTACTGGTATGAGTGGACCCGGTCCACCTTCGAGAAGGCTGCTATCAAGGCCGGACGCGCTTCCAAGAAGCTGTCAACCTCCGAGTCCATGATTGCGGGCGCAATCGCCGGCAGTGCCACGGTGCTGATCACCAACCCGATCTGGGTCATCAACACTCGCATGACAGCCCGCAACAAGTCCGAGGACGAGCAAGGCCTCCCCGGTACTCCCAAGAAGCCAAGCCCCTCCACTTTCAGCACCCTCatggatctgctgcagaaAGAGGGCCCCAAGTCGCTCTTCGCCGGTGTGCTTCCGGCACTGATCCTGGTGATCAACCCGATCCTGCAATACACCATCTTCGAACAATTGAAGAATATTGTAGAGCGTCGCCGCCGGATGACACCCAAGGATGCGTTCTACCTGGGTGCTCTGGGCAAGATCTTGGCTACCAGCATTACCTACCCCTACATTACTATCAAGAGCCAAATGCATGTGGCCAGCAAGGATGGCCCCAAGGAGAGCTTGAATGGAAGCCTGAAGCGGATTATCCGGGAAGAGGGATATACTGGCCTCTACAAGG GCATTGGCCCCAAGGTTACTCAAAGTGCTATCACTGCTGCGTTCCTCTTTGCTTTCAAGGATGTCCTGTACGATATGATGGTCAAGACCCGCAAGAATCGCAGCATGCGCAACTAA
- a CDS encoding uncharacterized protein (ID:PFLUO_006520-T1.cds;~source:funannotate), translating to MLSLSSPVSSDMTSSCRYDYLFKLLLIGDSGVGKSCLLLRFADDTYTESYISTIGVDFKIRTIELDGKTVKLQIWDTAGQERFRTITSSYYRGAHGICVVYDVTDMDSFNNVKQWLQEIDRYATEGVNKLLVGNKSDMEDKKVVEYTVAKEFADSLGIPFLETSAKNASNVEQAFLTMARQIKERMGTATVNNKPTVQVGQGQGVQSGSASGCC from the exons ATGCTCTCCCTCAGCAGCCCCGTCTCCTCCGATATGACCTCCTCTTGTCG ATACGACTACCTGTTCAAGCTTCTCCTCATCGGTGACTCCGGTGTCGGGAAGTCTTGCCTGCTGCTGCGTTTTGCCGATGACACCTACACCGAAAGCTATATTTCCACCATCGGTGTGGACTTC AAAATCCGGACCATCGAACTTGACGGCAAGACGGTGAAGCTTCAGATT TGGGACACTGCTGGTCAGGAACGGTTCCGGACCATCACATCCTCGTACTACCGGGGCGCTCACGGCATCTGCGTGGTGTACGACGTGACCGACATGGATTCTTTCAACAATGTCAAGCAGTGGCTCCAGGAGATTGACCGCTACGCTACGGAGGGTGTCAACAAGCTCCTCGTTGGCAACAAGAGCGATATGGAGGACAAGAAGGTTGTGGAATACACAGTGGCCAAG GAATTCGCCGACAGCCTTGGAATTCCCTTTCTGGAGACATCTGCCAAGAATGCGTCGAACGTGGAGCAGGCGTTCTTGACAATGGCACGACAGATCAAGGAGCGCATGGGCACGGCCACGGTGAACAACAAGCCGACTGTGCAGGTTGGTCAGGGCCAGGGCGTCCAGTCCGGCTCGGCcagcggctgctgctga
- a CDS encoding uncharacterized protein (ID:PFLUO_006521-T1.cds;~source:funannotate): MTSDRETLPDVAKPVNYHVSLFDLQLGGSWGYKGLVNVDAKVARPTNEIVLNAKELEVQHAEVLGKDGAQLAKASDISYNQKSERVTFKFPQEISPQDIVLSIKFTGIMNDAMAGFYRSKYKPVGEPAADTPKEGDFSYMLSTQFESCDARRAFPCFDEPNLKAAFDFEIEVPKQQTALSNMPIKSERDGSHSGLKFVTFEKTPVMSTYLLAWAVGDFEYVEAMTERKYQGKSIPVRVYTTRGLKEQARFALECAHRTVDYFSEVFEIEYPLPKADLLAVHEFAMGAMENWGLVTYRTTAVLFDEGKSDNRYKNRIAYVVAHELAHQWFGNLVTMDWWNELWLNEGFATWVGWLAVDHFYPEWNVWSQFVAEGVQQAFHLDSLRASHPIEVPVRNALEVDQIFDHISYLKGSSVIRMLSVHLGRETFLRGVASYLKAHAYGNATTNDLWSALSEASGQDVPTFMDPWIRKIGFPVVTIAEEPGQISVRQNRFLSTGDAKAEEDQTTWWIPLGLKSGPQLANIDTRALTDKTDTIGGVGEDAFYKVNKDLAGFYRTNYPPAHLAKLGQSLDLLSTEDKIGLLGDAAALAVSGEGTTPALLSLLEGFKGETDYLVWSQVSSSLANLRSVFSQNEQAAEGLKKFTLNLASPAAEKIGWEFAPNEDYLTVQLRKLLIGMAGNAGHEGIIAEAKRRFDLWATGKDQNAVHTNLRSVIFSLNVSEGGRKEYEAVKEEYLRTDSVDGKEICLSALGRTKEPALVQDYLDFVFSDKVAIQDIHSGAVSLAANSKMRHLLWKYMKDHWDAVSTRLSASNVVIERFMRMGLTKFADHATSEDIASFFQTKDTSAYQRALVIVSDSIRTNACYQERDAAKVVEWLQAHRYA; encoded by the exons ATGACCTCTGACAGAGAGACTCTGCCTGACGT GGCCAAACCCGTCAATTACCACGTCTCGCTCTTCGACCTGCAGCTCGGTGGCTCGTGGGGATACAAGGGCCTGGTCAACGTCGATGCTAAGGTCGCCCGCCCCACAAACGAGATTGTCCTGAACGCGAAGGAGTTGGAGGTACAGCATGCGGAAGTTTTGGGCAAGGACG GTGCCCAGCTGGCCAAGGCATCCGATATCTCCTACAACCAGAAATCGGAACGGGTCACGTTCAAGTTCCCGCAGGAAATTTCGCCCCAGGACATCGTGCTGTCTATCAAGTTCACCGGAATTATGAACGACGCCATGGCTGGTTTCTACCGCTCCAAGTATAAGCCTGTAGGAGAGCCGGCCGCCGACACCCCCAAGGAGGGTGACTTCTCCTACATGTTGAGCACCCAATTCGAGTCCTGCGATGCGCGGAGGGCTTTCCCCTGCTTCGATGAGCCGAACTTGAAAGCAGCATTCGATTTCGAGATCGAGGTGCCCAAGCAGCAGACTGCGCTCAGCAACATGCCGATCAAATCGGAAAGAGACGGCAGCCACTCGGGGCTCAAATTCGTCACCTTTGAGAAGACGCCCGTGATGAGCACTTAC CTTCTGGCATGGGCGGTTGGCGATTTTGAATATGTTGAGGCGATGACCGAGCGCAAGTATCAGGGCAAGAGCATCCCGGTTCGCGTCTACACCACGCGCGGTCTCAAGGAGCAGGCTCGGTTTGCGCTGGAGTGTGCTCATCGGACGGTCGACTACTTTTCGGAGGTCTTCGAGATCGAGTACCCACTGCCCAAGGCGGATCTCCTAGCGGTCCACGAATTTGCAATGGGTGCCATGGAGAATTGGGGACTTGTGACCTATCGGACCACTGCCGTGCTCTTCGACGAAGGAAAGTCAGATAATCGGTATAAGAATCGCATCGCTTATGTTGTTGCACACG AGCTGGCCCACCAGTGGTTTGGCAACCTTGTGACGATGGATTGGTGGAATGAGCTCTGGCTCAACGAGGGCTTCGCAACCTGGGTCGGCTGGTTGGCCGTCGATCATTTCTATCCTG AATGGAACGTTTGGTCTCAGTTTGTT GCTGAAGGTGTTCAACAAGCATTCCATCTCGACTCGCTGCGCGCTTCTCACCCTATTGAGGTCCCGGTCCGAAATGCTCTTGAAGTGGATCAAATCTTCGACCATATCAGCTACCTCAAGGGAAGCTCTGTGATCCGCATGTTGAGTgttcatctcggccgcgaGACATTCCTCCGCGGCGTGGCGAGCTACCTCAAGGCCCACGCCTATG GAAATGCGACTACGAATGACCTGTGGTCCGCTTTGAGCGAAGCCTCTGGCCAGGACGTGCCTACCTTCATG GATCCCTGGATTCGGAAAATCGGATTCCCCGTTGTCACGATAGCCGAGGAGCCTGGTCAGATCAGCGTTCGGCAGAATCGATTCTTGTCCACTGGGGATgcgaaggccgaggaggatcaGACTACTTGGTGGATCCCTCTCGGCCTCAAGTCTGGTCCGCAGCTGGCCAATATTGACACTCGAGCCCTCACAGACAAGACTGATACCATTGGAGGCGTCGGCGAGGATGCCTTCTACAAGGTCAACAAGGACCTGGCTGGGTTCTACCGGACCAACTACCCCCCGGCTCATCTGGCGAAGCTTGGTCAGTCTCTTGATCTTCTGAGCACCGAGGACAAGATTGGCTTGCTGGGCGATGCTGCCGCTCTTGCGGTTTCTGGAGAAGGTACTACGCCGGCCTTGCTGTCTCTTTTGGAGGGATTCAAGGGAGAGACAGACTACCT TGTTTGGTCCCAAGtctcgtcatcgctggccAACCTCCGCTCTGTCTTCTCCCAGAACGAACAGGCCGCCGAGGGCCTGAAAAAGTTTACGTTGAACCTGGCCTCCCCTGCGGCGGAAAAGATTGGCTGGGAATTTGCCCCCAACGAAGACTACCTCACAGTGCAACTGCGGAAGCTTCTGATTGGGATGGCTGGTAATGCTGGCCATGAAGG GATCATTGCGGAAGCCAAGCGACGCTTCGACCTGTGGGCCACGGGCAAAGACCAGAATGCAGTGCACACCAACTTGCGGTCGGTCATCTTCAGCCTCAATGTATCAGAGGGCGGCCGGAAGGAATACGAGGCCGTCAAGGAAGAATACCTTCGGACGGATTCGGTAGATGGCAAGGAGATTTGCCTGAGCGCGCTCGGCCGCACGAAGGAGCCGGCCCTGGTGCAGGATTACCTGGACTTTGTCTTTTCCGACAAGGTGGCTATCCAGGACATCCACAGCGGTGCCGTGTCTCTGGCGGCGAACTCCAAGATGCGCCACCTCTTGTGGAAGTATATGAAGGACCACTGGGACGCCGTGTCGACGCGACTGTCGGCCAGCAACGTGGTGATTGAGCGCTTCATGCGGATGGGACTCACCAAGTTCGCGGATCATGCGACCAGCGAGGATATTGCGTCGTTTTTCCAGACCAAGGACACGAGCGCATATCAGCGGGCGCTGGTGATTGTTTCGGACAGCATCCGGACCAACGCGTGCTACCAGGAGCGGGATGCggcgaaggtggtggagTGGCTGCAGGCGCATCGGTATGCGTGA
- a CDS encoding uncharacterized protein (ID:PFLUO_006522-T1.cds;~source:funannotate), whose amino-acid sequence MADSDEEYVGEVTDDEDDFQVSRTGPERRSKRRKQRGGAEWELSRTWETLVEGADGTISSTVEGLLEAGKRKRLLKDTTPLQRGIIRHLILTLDLSQSMSEKDLRPTRYLLTLRYAQEFVREFFEQNPISQLGVLGLRDGLALRISDMSGNPTEHLTAIQALKPQDPKGLPSLQNGLEMARGALFHTPSHGTREVLILFGSLLSSDPGDIHQTINTLVSDQIRVRIVGLAAQVAICRELCTRTNGGDETAYGVALNEQHFRELMMDVTTPPATDSQKQSASSLLMMGFPSRTMDSAPSLCACHSNPSRGGYKCSRCHSKVCSLPAECPACGLTLILSTHLARSYHHLFPLINWVEVPWRRASKSAACFACGIPFPPAPPENQWSMAEGHAKGMSVSSRYECTACKNHFCIDCDLFAHEVVHNCPGCQSKSTRPLEAQSDTAPAVDGMDTTV is encoded by the exons ATGGCCGACTCCGACGAGGAATACGTGGGCGAGGTCaccgacgacgaggacgactTCCAGGTCTCACGCACTGGCCCTGAGCGCCGCTCCAAGAGGCGCAAGCAGCGAGGCGGCGCCGAGTGGGAGCTGTCCCGGACCTGGGAGACTCTAGTCGAGGGCGCCGATGGCACCATCAGCTCCACGGTCGAGGGCCTGCTCGAGGCAGGGAAGCGCAAACG ATTGTTGAAAGACACAACACCGCTGCAACGCGGCATCATTCGACACCTGATCCTGACCCTGGACCTCTCGCAGTCCATGTCCGAAAAGGATCTCCGGCCCACACGATACCTGTTGACCCTGCGATATGCCCAGGAGTTCGTCCGCGAGTTCTTCGAGCAAAACcccatctcccagctcggCGTGCTGGGCCTGCGAGACGGTCTCGCCCTTCGAATCAGCGACATGAGCGGCAATCCCACGGAGCACCTGACGGCAATCCAGGCGCTGAAACCCCAGGACCCAAAAGGCCTCCCGAGTCTACAGAATGGCCTTGAAATGGCTCGAGGTGCTCTCTT TCATACCCCAAGCCATGGAACCCGAGAAGTGCTGATCCTGTTCGGGTCTCTCCTGTCCTCTGATCCGGGCGATATTCATCAAACCATCAATACCCTGGTCAGCGACCAGATCCGGGTCCGGATCGTCGGCCTGGCCGCGCAGGTGGCCATCTGCCGCGAACTGTGCACGAGAACCAATGGTGGGGACGAAACAGCATACGGGGTGGCACTCAATGAGCAGCATTTCCGAgagctgatgatggatgTCACAACCCCTCCAGCAACAGATTCCCAGAAACAATCGGCAAGCTCACTCCTCATGATGGGGTTTCCGTCTCGGACCATGGATTCTGCCCCTTCGCTCTGCGCGTGCCATTCGAACCCATCCCGCGGGGGATATAAATGCTCCCGTTGCCACAGCAAAGTGTGCAGTCTGCCTGCCGAGTGCCCGGCCTGTGGCTTGACCCTGATTCTGTCGACTCATCTTGCGCGATCCTATCATCACCTGTTCCCTCTGATCAACTGGGTGGAGGTGCCGTGGCGCAGGGCCTCAAAAAGTGCCGCATGCTTTGCCTGTGGTATTCCCTTCCCGCCCGCACCCCCCGAGAACCAATGGTCCATGGCAGAGGGGCATGCAAAAGGGATGAGCGTGAGCAGCCGCTATGAATGTACCGCATGCAAGAATCATTTCTGCATTGACTGCGATCTCTTTGCTCACGAGGTTGTACATAATTGTCCCGGTTGCCAAAGCAAGAGTACGCGGCCACTGGAGGCCCAGTCCGACACGGCGCCAGCGGTTGATGGTATGGACACTACGGTGTAG
- a CDS encoding uncharacterized protein (ID:PFLUO_006523-T1.cds;~source:funannotate), whose amino-acid sequence MAQPVEAQESPLERLRSYPFHIDPEFANGLSTILGHPDTPATEAEINREDDLVLQAKCFFFSRKENLSPPIDFATYKYWLASQSTEAPRDSQIVSGLSQTPTTSSSSDPVQSDPQAPTNPEPAYPSSFAHIVDLITTGQPIPGIQEIPDTVLEGHDLSSEKPRRRKPWERGETADTAQDPTSAAP is encoded by the exons ATGGCACAGCCCGTAGAAGCCCAAGAGAGCCCGCTGGAGCGACTACGGTCGTATCCCTTCCACATCGACCCCGAGTTCGCCAATGGCCTCTCCACCATCCTCGGTCATCCCGACACTCCCGCCACCGAAGCCGAGATCAACCGCGAAGATGACCTCGTCTTGCAAGCTAAatgctttttcttctcgcg AAAAGAGAATCTCAGTCCACCCATTGACTTCGCAACCTATAAGTACTGGTTGGCCTCGCAGTCGACAGAAGCACCCCGGGATTCCCAAATTGTTTCGGGATTGTCACAAACGCcgacgacatcctcgtcttcagATCCCGTTCAATCTGACCCGCAGGCCCCTACAAACCCGGAACCCGCCTATCCATCCTCGTTCGCTCATATCGTGGACTTAATCACGACTGGGCAGCCAATTCCCGGGATCCAAGAGATCCCGGACACAGTTTTGGAGGGGCATGATTTGTCGAGTGAAAAGCCTCGCAGGCGAAAACCGTGGGAAAGAGGGGAAACGGCCGACACCGCGCAAGACCCTACAAGTGCCGCCCCCTAA